Genomic segment of bacterium:
TTGGAACAGTATAGTATTGTTCGTCTCCCAGCCGGTTCTCCACCACGATTGTGGTGTCGGAACCGATCTTGTCCAGGGCAGTGACGATGGCGTCGTCCTCCGCCACGATCTCCATGACGTCACGGTATATTACATAACGCGGGATCTGCTCCCATCGCCACACATAATCGACCTTGTTTGTCGTATGTATGATCCCGGCGACAACACCGACAAGGATTATCGCGAGAATGAGCCAGGAGATACTGTTCCGGAAGCGGTCGTTGTGTAAAAGTTCTTTCATCGTGTCCAACGGCATGTCTCCAACTCGCAAAACGGCTCCCGGAGTCTCTTAATAGGAGGCTTTTTGCGAGGTTATCAACCTTGACAGAGTCGCAAAAAATCCAATCCGGCTTGACAGGTGCTAACAAGGGCCGGGGGGCCTTTTGAGCCCCCCGGATTAGCCAGCTGGTTTCATGCTGACTACTGGATGTCCTTGATCCATTCGTTACCGGTGATCCACTTGTTGTAGATCCTGTCGTAAGAACCGTCTCCCCTTGACTGCGCCAGAAAGTTGTTCAGCCAGTTCAAAAAGTCGACGTCGCCCTGCCTGATGGCCCATCCGAGGGGTTCGAAGGTGAACGGTTCATCCAGGAAAACAAGCTTCCCGGCCCCTTTCTGGGCATAGAAAACGGCACAGTACGGAAGGTCATACACAAATGCGTCAGCCTTGCCGTTGATGACCTCGAGGGCTGCCTCAGGCTCTGTCTCGAAGCTCTTGTACTTGGCTCTTGGGATCATGCTCTTTACGGCCTGCTCGCCGGTGGTGCCCAGCTTGGAGGTAACCGTGTATTTCGGGTCGTTGAGGTCCTTGTAACCTTTGATCTTTCCCTCGAGGTTCTTGTTGATGAGGATGGTCTGTCCGACGATTATGTAGGGGTCGACGAAGTTGACCCTGAGGTTGCGGCTCTGGGTGACGGTCATGCCGCTCATGATAATATCGAACTTGTCCGTGAGAAGGGAACCGATGATGCCGTCCCATGCAGTGGGAACCAGTTCCAGCTCAACACCCATCTGCTTGGCCATGAGCCTGGCCATGTCCACGTCAAAACCGACGATCTTGCTCTGCTTGTTCTGCATCTCGAAAGGCATGTAGCCCGGCTCCAGCCCGACCCGGAGTTTCCCGGCCTTGATAATGGACTCCAGTGCGGTCATATCGGCCGCCATGGCAGGAACAGCCAGGGCGACCACGAGGGCAGCGATCAGAAAGATACGTCTCATGGTTCCTCCTTTTAAAAAAAACGGTATTCCCCCGTTACCAGGGGGCGGGAAAGGCATCAATAGGATTTCCCCTCGTCCAGAAGTTCGCTGAAGATCATCTCGACATTGCACTTTGGACATTTCGGGAACTCTTCCTTGGGAATGTAGATGATCTGGGTGTGATCACAGGTGGGACATTTTACCTGGACGGCCTCTGCTTTGTCTCTCATGACCCCTCCCCTCAATGAATTTTAACTTTAGCATCGGGTTTGAGCCGGTGTCAATGAAACCCGAAATCCGCCGATTGGACCCCTCCGGCCGGAGGTTGATAAATACCAATCGCGGATTTCGGGGGCTCCACACTTCTTGACAGGGTCGCAAAAAGTCCAATCCGGGACTTTTCGCTCCACGGAAAGGGAAAAGCGTCGTTTTCCCTTTCC
This window contains:
- a CDS encoding transporter substrate-binding domain-containing protein, giving the protein MRRIFLIAALVVALAVPAMAADMTALESIIKAGKLRVGLEPGYMPFEMQNKQSKIVGFDVDMARLMAKQMGVELELVPTAWDGIIGSLLTDKFDIIMSGMTVTQSRNLRVNFVDPYIIVGQTILINKNLEGKIKGYKDLNDPKYTVTSKLGTTGEQAVKSMIPRAKYKSFETEPEAALEVINGKADAFVYDLPYCAVFYAQKGAGKLVFLDEPFTFEPLGWAIRQGDVDFLNWLNNFLAQSRGDGSYDRIYNKWITGNEWIKDIQ